The proteins below come from a single Malus sylvestris chromosome 3, drMalSylv7.2, whole genome shotgun sequence genomic window:
- the LOC126615860 gene encoding uncharacterized protein LOC126615860, protein MSGPSDRRFDLNLVEEAAPPSPDNIWRPSFVSPTGPLTVGDSVMKNDMTAAVVARNLLTPKDNRLLSKRSDELAVKDSLALSVQCAGSVSNMAQRLFARTRQVESLAAEVMSLKQEIRGLKHENKQLHRLAHDYATNMKRKLDQMKESDGQVLLDHQRFVGLFQRHLLPSSFGAVPRNEAPNDQPLMPHPSRVLSSTEALNDPPPVPSLSGALPTAETSPKQPL, encoded by the exons atgtctggcccctccgaccgtcgttttgacttgaaccttgttgaagaggcagccccgccttctccagacaacatatggcgcccatccttcgtctcccctactggtcctcttaccgttggggattccgtgatgaagaatgatatgaccgctgcggtagtggccaggaaccttctcactcccaaagataacagactactttccaaacggtctgatgagttggctgttaaggattctctggctcttagtgttcagtgtgcaggttctgtgtctaatatggcccaacgcctatttgctcgaacccgccaagttgaatcattggcggctgaagtgatgagtctcaaacaggagattagagggctcaagcatgagaataaacagttgcaccggctcgcacatgactatgctacaaacatgaagaggaagcttgaccagatgaaggaatctgatggtcag gttttacttgatcatcagcggtttgtgggtttgttccaaaggcatttattaccttcgtcttttggggctgtaccgcgtaatgaagctccaaatgatcaacctctgatgcctcatccttctagggttctgtccagtactgaggctctgaatgatccccctccggtgccttctctttctggggctctaccgactgctgagacttctcctaagcaacctttgtga